A window from Ovis canadensis isolate MfBH-ARS-UI-01 breed Bighorn chromosome 26, ARS-UI_OviCan_v2, whole genome shotgun sequence encodes these proteins:
- the LOC138430804 gene encoding zinc finger protein 678-like, with amino-acid sequence MEPLELVTFEDVAVDFTREEWSLLDKSQKNLFRNVMMETITHLVFVVLRNFFRLRRHKVIYTGEKPFKCQHCGKVFNQRFSLKEHESTHTGEKPYECPLCRKAFSNYSSLSRHKKIHTGEKPFKCQLCGKVFNQSYYLKDHERTHTGEKPYKCPLCGKAFSSCTSLSKHKRIHTGNKPFECRLCGKIINGRFSLKEHEKAHRGENGYECHQCGKVFSFCSRLIRHKRTHTGEKPYECHQCGKAFPQRRDLNSHNKIHTGEKPYLCLECGKFFRYSSGLCMHKKIHTGVKARLPCV; translated from the exons GAAGATGTAGCTGTTGACTTCACCCGGGAAGAATGGAGCCTGCTAGACAAGTCCCAGAAAAACCTGTTCAGAAATGTGATGATGGAAACTATCACCCACCTGGTCTTTGTAG TCCTTCGGAATTTCTTTAGACTCAGAAGACACAAGGTGATttacactggagagaaaccattcAAATGTCAACACTGTGGCAAAGTCTTCAATCAAAGATTCTCCTTGAAAGAGCATGAGAGCACTCATACAGGCGAGAAGCCCTATGAATGTCCTCTATGTAGGAAAGCCTTTAGTAATTACTCTAGCCTCAGCAGACACAAGAagattcacactggagagaaaccattcAAATGTCAACTCTGTGGGAAAGTCTTCAATCAAAGTTACTACTTGAAAGACCATGAGAGAACTCATACAGGAGAGAAGCCCTATAAATGTCCTCTGTGTGGAAAGGCCTTTAGTAGTTGTACTAGCCTCAGCAAACACAAGAGGATTCACACTGGAAATAAACCATTTGAATGTCGACTCTGTGGAAAAATCATCAATGGAAGATTCTCCTTGAAAGAACATGAGAAAGCTCACAGAGGAGAGAATGGCTATGAATGTCATCAGTGTGGAAAAGTCTTTAGTTTTTGCTCTAGGCTCATACGACACAAG AGAACTCACACAGGAGAGAAGCCCTATGAGTGTCATCAGTGTGGAAAAGCGTTTCCTCAACGAAGGGACCTTAATTCACACAATaaaattcacactggagagaaaccatatctATGTCTTGAGTGTGGGAAGTTCTTCCGTTATAGTTCTGGGCTTTGTATGCACAAGAAAATCCACACAGGAGTGAAAGCACGTTTGCCTTGTGTGTAA